The window CGTCGCGGTTCACGGCGGCCGCGTTCTGGCGCTCGGCGCCGTTCACGTCGATCACCCAAAGCGCCTCGGTCCGCTCGACCACCAGCCAACCGCCGCCCGGCAACGGCACGTGCTTTCCGGCCAAGGCGTCGATCTCGTCCTCGATGTCGGCCGATTCGAACAGGCCCGGGCGGCCCCGGTGGGCCTCGATGTGGTCGGCCAGGTCGGGGGCCGCCGCGGCGCACCAGCCGCGCAGGATCCCCTCCGTCGCCGGGTCGTCGACGTACAGGCGCCCCAACGGCCGGCCGCCATGTTCCACCAGCAGGCGAACCGGTGCCGGCGGACCGGGGTCCAGCACGGCCGGCGGCGCATCGGTCCGGGCCGCGATGTCACGCCACTGCACGGCCAGATGCTCGGCTTCCGCCGCCAACAGGGAGTCGGGCGCACCCTCGGCGCCGCCACGGACGATCCAGCCATCGCCGGTCACGATCGCGCGCACCCGCTTCGCCAGGAGCCCCTGCCCGCCCCCGGCGATCCGCCGCGACACCCGCACGCCGTCCACAAAGGGGGCACGCACCAGGAAGCGGCCGGGAAGTGCGATGTCCATGGACAGGGTCGGCCCCTTGCGTCCATGGGCTTCGGCCTTGACCTGCACCAGCACCGTATCACCCGCGCGCAGCAGGCGGCCGATGGGTGTGTTCCGGCGCAAGGGCCGCACATCCTTGGCCGACAACAGGCCGGCCTGGGCCGTGCCCACATCGACGAAGGCGGCATCCAGGCCGGACATGATCTGCACCACGCGTCCGCGGCAGACGGCACCCGTCCGCAGGCGCACGCCCTCGCGGTCGAGCGCGATGTCGACCAGCCGCCCGGCCGCCTCCCCCGCCCTGGCCCCTGGCTGGACCAGCACGGCCCGCACCAGCGCGCCCCGGCGGTCCACCAGAAGGTCGGGCG is drawn from Azospirillaceae bacterium and contains these coding sequences:
- a CDS encoding ribonuclease E/G; amino-acid sequence: MTAPDLLVDRRGALVRAVLVQPGARAGEAAGRLVDIALDREGVRLRTGAVCRGRVVQIMSGLDAAFVDVGTAQAGLLSAKDVRPLRRNTPIGRLLRAGDTVLVQVKAEAHGRKGPTLSMDIALPGRFLVRAPFVDGVRVSRRIAGGGQGLLAKRVRAIVTGDGWIVRGGAEGAPDSLLAAEAEHLAVQWRDIAARTDAPPAVLDPGPPAPVRLLVEHGGRPLGRLYVDDPATEGILRGWCAAAAPDLADHIEAHRGRPGLFESADIEDEIDALAGKHVPLPGGGWLVVERTEALWVIDVNGAERQNAAAVNRDAAREIARQLRLRNIGGVVVVDFITPDRPDERERVLNALVDAVADDPVATHVYGMSKLGLVELTRVRRGPPLIDLLASADRPESPETSR